The Eretmochelys imbricata isolate rEreImb1 chromosome 4, rEreImb1.hap1, whole genome shotgun sequence sequence GGACTGCTTGTTGCAATGGCAGGAAATATGGggatttttccccctttaatGTAACCCCAGGTTCTGATGTCCATCTCCGTATTCCAAGCAAAGCGAAGTGCAATGAGGCTAGAGACTAAAGCCCAGGTCATCAGCTGGTATAATCAACACAGcttcacagacttcagtggaaatacacCAACCCATAGCAGTTCCAGACTAGCCTGGAGGGTGGGATTCTCCAGGGCTCTGTGCCTTGTTTAGTCAATGACCCCAGATCTGAACAGGAGCATTTTGCACTCAGTTGGCACGgggtaaatgactacacaggtTTTAGGGAATCAGGCCCTGAGGCTAGATGAGAACCTAGATCCCGCTTCCTAGGTGCACATAAATACATCAGGTAGATCATTCTAATGCTTTAGCTGATTTAAGGTCTTTCGATTTTATATTCATTCCCAGCTCATGGCGACAATGTAGCATATCACTCAGCTCATCAAGGGCCAGACTCCTGCTATTCAGACCCTGATCCTAGATAACAAAGACAATGGTGACCTTTCCATTATATGGaaataaattctgttttcttttttaatttcagtgctACAATGAAGCCCACTGGAGAGCAAAGATGCTTGAACCCTAATTCCAAATGGGTACAGAAGATGATAACAACCCTCACCAAGAAAAAGTAGGTTTCCCATCCGTCTGCAAGGAAAAACTCTCATGTGCTTAAGAGCTCACTTTATTCTTATACATCAGTGAGATCCAACTTTGGGCTCGATGCAGTCTCACAGCCTCAGAAACCTGCATTGCAACCCCAGAAAATGGCATATTTCTTGGGACACAGTATAAGGTATCTGGCATATACAGAACCCCCCATTGAAGCAATACCCCGTGCTTCATGCAGAAGAGCAGGTCAAATGCACTGCATTGATTCAAAGGGAAGAACAAGTTCGTTTAAACAGCCTGTGTGTCTCAGGCTCAGTACTAAACTCACTTGTGCTGAATTTTGGGGCTCTTTACCCATGTGTGGgcttcaaaagctgggaagaatGGCCACCCTTGATGCCTATTGAGAAATCACATAATCCTTTAGGACCAGACTGTGCCACATTTACCCTCGCTGAGTaacaccttactccacaagtcaTCCGATAGAAAGCAAAGGGACTATTCACAGAGTAAGGTGCCAATCAGCTTAACcctggcagaatctggtcctttaaATGTAACCTACTGTTCTACCAAGTACTCGATGGCCCTGGTTCTGATGTgacttaaactggtgtaaatcagaagtaagtCCAATGGAGTGGCACAGCGTAAAGCTAGTATGAGAGGAAAATCAAGCCCTTCTGTATGTGAAATCCAGAAAGAAAAATTCTAAAAGATAAAGTTCCCACTGTGTTTTATTTTGACAGGTCTTCACAAAGCACTCACCGGGAAAGGAGAAGAGCTAAAGATCACTTCAACAGACACGTGAGATTTTCGGATTTCAGCGCTTCAGGCTCCCTCTCCAGTGAACAATGAACTTGAGTCTGCTTCCTCCACCTGGCTCTTCgacttttaaaatacaaatgctGCAGTGAGGCAAGTTGTTCCCAACATACAGTCGTTGCATCCATTAAGGTAACATTTGGGCAGTGACATCATCTCAACACTGTGATGAAACATCAGCATGTCACGGCAGGACATGCAGTGAGGCATATGTAACCTCAGTAATCCTACTGGCAAACCAATGACAGTAAATGCCCAGTTTGTCTGTGGGGTCTCCTGGTGGCTATAAGTGGTAATAGATTGCTTCTGCTTATCTAATTAGCAAAGGTTTCTTTGAGCCACATGATTGggttattatattattataatcATAACTCGGAGATACAAATATTCTCAGATAACACATACTAAGAATTCCAGTTTATTATTTCTAGCAGATTTGAAATTAACGTAATTCTTAGATACATGTTCCATGTTCATTTATATAATATAACACATGCTTGTTGTTCTAGGATATGTGTAACATTTGTCTGTaggctttataaataaaattgagGAAGGCTTATAATCTAAAGCCTATCACACTGTGTTATTAACTGATGTATAAACGTTTATTACATAGATTAAATGGATCTGATCTTGATGACATATAATATAACAAATGAATGTAATATAGTATTCACAAACATTCCTTGTGCTAGACTTCTCCTTTTAAAGATAAaccaattaaaatgaataaatgacACTGAAAGTTGTAACAGTTGCCTTGGAGTTTGTACTATGTAATCATTCATGAGCTGAAATTTCATTCATAGTGCTAGATATATTTACAGTTGAGTAACTCCATCTGAGAATTAATGCTAATATCCTACCATATTAACTTGATAAAAATTCACGTATAGAAAGCTCAATGCTTGCGTACATTCAATCACACTACAGTGAAGCAATATCCAACCAACAGAACTTTCTCCAGTCCTCCTCCTACAGCTCTAACACCAGAactgcaccccatccccacccatctCCTTACCTTTCCCTGTCACCCCAAAGAAAACCCTGGAAGAACAGATAAGCAGTGCGGCTTCACCTGAAGGTCAACTAGGGTGaacagatgtccctattttatagggacaatcctgatatttgggcctttttttctataggcacctattgccccccaccccctgttccaatttttcacacttgctgtctggtcacataAGGTCAACACATTTGATCCTTGGCAAAGCGCGGTGGGAAAGCTAGTGCCACACTGGAGGGCACCTCCCTGAAGAGGCTCTGGGCCT is a genomic window containing:
- the LOC144263769 gene encoding C-X-C motif chemokine 10-like, giving the protein MKGTWAVVLCSVLLLAAEIQGQLAYGHGHCTCKEKGSDFVQRKALGKIEVIPKSSSCDHAEIIATMKPTGEQRCLNPNSKWVQKMITTLTKKKSSQSTHRERRRAKDHFNRHVRFSDFSASGSLSSEQ